The genomic interval ATTGGAGATGATTGTCAGATTGAATTGGTGTGAAACGGGTTGTGGGGAGGGCGGGTTTCCGCAAGCGGACATGAATACAAAAATAGTTGTCAGTCTATTCCCTATTCCCTATTCCCTATTCCCTATTCCCTATTCCCTAGCGCAAAGCGCTGTATCAAGTCCCCTAAAAGAATGACTCCCGCGCCATGAATTCTACCCTGGGAATTAAGGGATCTTTGACTAATCCAACGCCCTGATATCCCCAACGGTTTAAGAGAGCGCTTAATTGGGAACTTACTAAGGTTTCTACTGCAAATTTCTGGGCTAAATCGGGGGCGTGGGTGTTGAGATAACTGTAAGCTTCAAAGTCTTGTTGAAAGAGTAATATATATTGGTTATCTCCTACACGAGCAGTGATGTATTGTCCGTCGTTTTGAGAGCGAATCAGATAATAGGTTTGAAAAGCCATAGGCATTCATAGGATTGAGAATTTATTTCAGGTCTTCTAAGCGAATGCGAGGGTCAGCAAATTTTAACATCAGGTCGGCGATTAAGTTGCCGATAATGAGCATGACTGCGCCCATCATCAGACTGGCCATAATTAAGTATAAATCCTGGGATTGGACAGCACTGAGGATTAAGCGCCCTAATCCTGGCCAGTTGAAGAAAAATTCGGTAATGAAAGAACCGCTTAATAAGCTGGCAAATTCAAAGCCTAAAAGGGTGATGAGGGGGTTAATGGCATTGCGGAGGGCATGGACATAAATGACGCGATTTTCCGGTAATCCTTTGGCGCGGGCAGTGCGGATATAATCTTGGCGCAAAACGTCTAAAAATTGTCCTCTGGTGAGGCGCTGGAGTCCAGCAAATCCGGTGATGCTGAGGGCTAATACGGGTAAGATCATGTGCCAACCAATATCGAGGATTTTGCCGGGTAACGTGAGGTCAGAGAAATAAATACTGGTCATGTCTCCGACGGGTAAGAGGGGGGATACACTTTGGGCAAAAAAGAGGAGAACAAGGGCAGTCACAAAACTGGGAATTCCTTGGCCAACATAGCTGAGAACTCGTAGACTTTGATCGAGTTTGGTGTTTTGTTTGAGAGCAGCGACAATGCCTAATGGAAGGGCGATCGCCCAATTGATGGCTAGAGAGACAATCGCTAACAATAGGGTATTAGCCATCCGATCCCATAGCAGAGAGGAAACAGAGCGCTGATAGACAAAACTCCGTCCAAAATCCCCGTGTCTCAGGATACGCCAGAGCCAGCGAAAATACTGTTCATAGGCGGGTTTATCTAAGCCAAATTGTTGGGAGAGTTGTTCCAGGGTTTCAGGAGAAATCTGGGGATTTTGCCGCAGGGTATCGATATAGTTGCCAGGAGCCAGTTGGATAATGGTAAAGCTGAGGGCGGAGGCTAATAAAAGGGTGATTAATCCTTGTAAAACTCGCTTGCTAATGTAAAGGAAGACTTCATTACCCAAAAGTCCCCGGAGATTGTAGGAGAGGGTAGAGTTCATTGAATTAATTAACAATTAACAATTAACAGTGGGGAGATGGGGGGATGGGGAATTAGTATTGAATCAGGCTGGAAATGGGGACATCCGGGAGGTTTTTGCGCCCTTCCAAGGCTTCTAATTCAATGACGAAGACGAATCCGGCTAAGACGGCTCCGGCTTGCTCGATAAGTTCTGCTGTGGCTTTTGCGGTTCCACCCGTGGCAATTAAATCATCGACAACGACGACGCGATCGCCCTCTTTTAAAGCATCTTGATGCATTTCTAACTGATCTTGACCATATTCGAGATCGTAACTCTGTTGGTAAACGGGGGCTGGCAGCTTTTTCGGTTTGCGTACTGGAATAAAGCCACAATTCAATTGATACGCCACTGGTGTACCAAAAATAAAGCCCCGTGACTCCATGCCCAGAATATAGTCCGGAGAGAGTTCCCCACAGCGTTGAGCTAACAGATCGATGGTGCTGCGAAACCCTTGGGGATGCTTCAACAGGGTGGTAATATCACGAAACAAAATCCCCGGTTTCGGAAAATCGGGAATATCCCGAATCAGAGCCTGAATGTCTTGAATATCCATCATCCAATACTTCTGTGATTATCAAGTTATAGGAGTGTACGCTTCCAAATCCTAACCGATCGCCAGGCCAAATCTATAATAGAGAAGCACGCGATCGCCTCTAGGGGTTACTCTAGAACAAAGGGTGAGCAATCCGGTAATATACTATGAACTTAGCATCCTAGATGAACTCCTAAACTATTTATTAGCGATCGTGTTCCCCTTTGATGGTCTAATTAACCTGGTTCATTCGTCATCAGAGATCCTGATAGCGTACCCTGGCACTTGAACAGTTCAGCACAAGGGCAGTCGCTAACACGATTTGAATGTTTCTTGAGAACCCAATGCAAACCAACAGTCCACCCCTCAATACTACTCCCCTAATTCTGGAGAATTTGGTCGATCCGCCCCTCAATTCCCCAGAATGTCCCCGTCGTACTCGCTGGCATCTCGATCTCATTTTACTGGCTCTCGAAGCCCTCGATTTAGGTGGCTCAGAAGCCATGCTCGCCGCATCCCAAAGTCTACACCTGCAAGACATCATTCAAAATCGTGTCACTCTATGGCGCTTACGCAGCACGAACCCCTTTCGCCGTGCCCATATGCGCCGTTCTCTCAGTTTAGAAGAAGCCAAGGCATTAGTGGCGATCGCCGCTACCCTCGCCCGCAAACGCACCGTCCTCATCCGTCAACTGCTCGTTGCCTACGACCAACTCCAAGAAAGACACCTCTCTGTAGAACATCATTTTCGCCTTTCCGAATATTTGGATCGCTTCCGGGCCCATTTCCGCTCCCGTATGAACCTCAAACGCTCTGCCCTCACCCCATACCAAGACGATCAAACCCTAAATGAACTGGGCATATCCCTACTCAGTCAACTCCTATTTTGCACCGGAACCAAAGGAATGCAACGACTGTGGATCAGCTTATTTGATGGAGAAGTGGCATGAGTATCGAACGTCAATATAGTTTACCCAACTGCACCTTAACTCTTTGGGGATGGAGTGACTCCAACGAGGGCAATGCCTTAGACTTTCAAGCCTTATCCATGTTAAGCAATGTGGAATGCCACATTGCTGGAGTCAAATTAACCGGGGGCAAAGAATTTTTTGAAAGCCTCGTTTGGGCCGTTAGTTACTATGCCCAAGAAGTCCTCAGTGGAGTTTCCTATCCCCAAGACCATCTCCCCGGGCCGCAGTGGATACACTTAGAAAAAATCAGCGGCCATTACCATCGCCTCTGCATTAACCACAATACTCCCGATGCCGCAACACCCTCCCCAAATCCTCCAGAAGTTAAACTCAGCGATGTCCAACTGTTTGACCTGGTAGAAGCAGTAGATCAATTTTTCGCCGATACCCAAACCTTGCCCAGTCTTTCCTGGTCTCTAGCTCCCACCCCTAAACGCTATGTGCAAGCCTCGATTCCCGTCACGCAACGGGCGGCTCCTGCGGCCCTAGGGGTTGTAGGTTTAGCGGTTGCGGCTGGCCTATTTCTCATTATGCCTGTACCCACCATTCAACGGCCGGATACCCTAGAGGAAGTCCAACCCTCTGGTTCCTCTGAGTCTGAGGATTCCGATCCACCCATGACTTCCCCCCCTTCCACTTCCCCGAATACGGATCGAAGCCCTCAAAGTGCCAATCCTCAAGGGCGTAATGGAGAAGGGGCCTTGACCGTTTCTGACTCGACAACTGTGAATCCTTTAACCACTCGACCGAGTTCCTCACCGCCAAGGATTGAAGATATTGATACCTTAGTTGAACGTAGACCCTCAATTACCGATCCCACAGAAATCGGGA from Roseofilum capinflatum BLCC-M114 carries:
- a CDS encoding DUF4335 domain-containing protein, translated to MSIERQYSLPNCTLTLWGWSDSNEGNALDFQALSMLSNVECHIAGVKLTGGKEFFESLVWAVSYYAQEVLSGVSYPQDHLPGPQWIHLEKISGHYHRLCINHNTPDAATPSPNPPEVKLSDVQLFDLVEAVDQFFADTQTLPSLSWSLAPTPKRYVQASIPVTQRAAPAALGVVGLAVAAGLFLIMPVPTIQRPDTLEEVQPSGSSESEDSDPPMTSPPSTSPNTDRSPQSANPQGRNGEGALTVSDSTTVNPLTTRPSSSPPRIEDIDTLVERRPSITDPTEIGILNRRLHEDIDRAWQSREDLENDLTYRVAVGQDGAILGYRGADAAMSPQDDQLTPLLELAYIPTDEGGTETESIAEFKVVFREKGVVEVSPWNGFPPGSQSLGPEITDPFLLENLNQELYDQIDRARIREANFPTELNYRVAMQPDGEIADYEALNQAAFDYLDRTPLPSLLEVTQNSRSGEEESSNEPLAQFKVVFTPEGILQVSPWRGYY
- a CDS encoding DUF3038 domain-containing protein; its protein translation is MQTNSPPLNTTPLILENLVDPPLNSPECPRRTRWHLDLILLALEALDLGGSEAMLAASQSLHLQDIIQNRVTLWRLRSTNPFRRAHMRRSLSLEEAKALVAIAATLARKRTVLIRQLLVAYDQLQERHLSVEHHFRLSEYLDRFRAHFRSRMNLKRSALTPYQDDQTLNELGISLLSQLLFCTGTKGMQRLWISLFDGEVA
- a CDS encoding ABC transporter permease translates to MNSTLSYNLRGLLGNEVFLYISKRVLQGLITLLLASALSFTIIQLAPGNYIDTLRQNPQISPETLEQLSQQFGLDKPAYEQYFRWLWRILRHGDFGRSFVYQRSVSSLLWDRMANTLLLAIVSLAINWAIALPLGIVAALKQNTKLDQSLRVLSYVGQGIPSFVTALVLLFFAQSVSPLLPVGDMTSIYFSDLTLPGKILDIGWHMILPVLALSITGFAGLQRLTRGQFLDVLRQDYIRTARAKGLPENRVIYVHALRNAINPLITLLGFEFASLLSGSFITEFFFNWPGLGRLILSAVQSQDLYLIMASLMMGAVMLIIGNLIADLMLKFADPRIRLEDLK
- a CDS encoding adenine phosphoribosyltransferase; the protein is MDIQDIQALIRDIPDFPKPGILFRDITTLLKHPQGFRSTIDLLAQRCGELSPDYILGMESRGFIFGTPVAYQLNCGFIPVRKPKKLPAPVYQQSYDLEYGQDQLEMHQDALKEGDRVVVVDDLIATGGTAKATAELIEQAGAVLAGFVFVIELEALEGRKNLPDVPISSLIQY